In a single window of the uncultured Dysgonomonas sp. genome:
- a CDS encoding DUF3408 domain-containing protein, which produces MPNSTKAKPSRKKDEEEYTNRFLTTRKIKDYTPVYIDVRMKEKLQMLVASLQHIVPEITPTMLLSNILADHLLQNKELITRAANEGLKRSLASTFNNDKE; this is translated from the coding sequence ATGCCAAATTCCACCAAGGCAAAACCCTCTCGTAAAAAAGACGAGGAAGAATATACCAACCGATTTTTGACAACACGAAAGATCAAGGATTATACTCCGGTCTATATAGATGTTCGGATGAAAGAGAAACTCCAGATGCTTGTTGCCTCGCTGCAACATATTGTACCCGAGATCACTCCGACTATGCTGTTATCGAATATTCTTGCGGATCACTTGTTGCAAAACAAAGAGTTGATAACTCGTGCTGCTAATGAAGGGTTAAAACGTTCTTTGGCAAGTACATTTAATAATGATAAAGAGTAA
- a CDS encoding site-specific integrase — protein MIKEEVKNRSTFSVMCYLKKNELKNAECAVYIRITVKGQLVGFSLQESILPSLWSQPKERCKGKDRKSVELNDKIDSVKLKLKQIHKELELEGKPVTAQIIKDIYFGNSPFVKTKTILDIHKEHNERCKKLVGIDYSQSTMYKFDTSLKYLTEFMKSALKIDDADINEIKEDFIRKYELYLKVNKGLSNNTTIKQLKIFKKMIRIGLANDWIQKDPFYNLKFRQDEVHIGFLTKSELEMLINKTIDNERLSQVKDVYVFCCFTGLAFVDVKSLEPEHITTDNEDVIWIRKPRMKTNNMSSIPLLDIPKRILEKYSTNINCMRKKQLLPVPSNAKMNVYLKETAVI, from the coding sequence ATGATTAAAGAAGAAGTTAAAAACAGGAGCACATTCAGTGTAATGTGCTACCTCAAAAAGAATGAATTAAAAAACGCGGAATGTGCCGTATATATCCGTATAACAGTGAAAGGGCAACTTGTGGGATTTAGCTTGCAGGAATCAATACTTCCTTCACTATGGAGCCAACCCAAAGAAAGATGCAAAGGCAAAGACCGTAAATCAGTTGAGTTGAATGATAAAATTGATTCGGTTAAATTAAAACTAAAGCAAATACACAAAGAGCTGGAGCTTGAAGGAAAGCCTGTAACCGCTCAGATTATAAAAGATATCTATTTTGGTAATTCTCCTTTTGTCAAGACAAAGACTATATTGGATATTCATAAGGAGCATAATGAAAGATGCAAAAAATTAGTCGGTATAGATTATTCCCAGTCCACTATGTACAAGTTTGATACATCATTAAAGTACCTTACAGAATTCATGAAAAGTGCATTAAAGATTGATGATGCAGATATAAATGAAATTAAAGAGGATTTTATCCGCAAATATGAGTTGTATCTAAAGGTCAATAAAGGGCTTTCTAATAACACAACCATTAAGCAGCTTAAAATCTTCAAAAAGATGATTCGTATAGGACTTGCTAATGACTGGATTCAAAAAGACCCTTTCTATAATCTGAAGTTCAGGCAAGATGAAGTACATATCGGGTTCCTTACAAAAAGCGAACTTGAAATGTTAATAAACAAGACGATAGATAATGAGAGATTATCGCAGGTAAAAGATGTATATGTTTTTTGTTGCTTTACCGGATTAGCCTTTGTCGATGTGAAAAGTTTAGAACCAGAACATATAACAACAGACAACGAAGATGTAATATGGATTCGTAAGCCCCGGATGAAAACAAATAATATGAGTAGTATCCCTTTATTGGATATCCCGAAAAGGATATTAGAAAAATATTCTACGAATATTAACTGCATGAGAAAAAAACAACTTTTACCGGTACCCTCAAATGCAAAGATGAATGTTTATCTGAAGGAAACAGCAGTCATTTAG
- a CDS encoding relaxase/mobilization nuclease domain-containing protein gives MIAKNIKGKSFKGCVNYVINDTAELLEVEGVFADSTKSMIRSFAMQRSGRKEIKQPVGHIPISFAPEDRARMTNGFMLQLAKGYMQEMGIKNTQYIIVRHHNTDNEHLHIVYNRIDNNLKLISVNQDYKRNIKVCKKLKDKYNLTYGKGRENVKREKLDNPDRVKYYIYDAIKSVLPTCKNPAALRFALQDLGIELIYKHKRTTENQGIGMGINEIEGVSFKYDNVCFKGSEIDRKFSFGNLRKEFDKNVLEARKRGREELLQQQAEQKAKQEAELKAQKEAEYKARKEAEATPKNTKIGGVELTTEQWKILKEGGFIYLENMKSSNGQVVSAYVFTDDKQEKVFVSKEQPDSFVKYGKYEMRVQDKILVENGYMTKAKVKWYGIGTFAYPYLWKENKDDVEYKESFGDPRVPKEKKEEAKRQIVIPKVKKNRGPKW, from the coding sequence ATGATCGCTAAAAATATTAAAGGGAAATCGTTCAAGGGCTGTGTCAATTATGTGATAAATGACACAGCGGAATTACTCGAAGTCGAAGGTGTATTTGCGGATAGTACCAAAAGTATGATCCGCAGTTTTGCTATGCAACGCTCCGGCAGAAAGGAGATAAAACAGCCTGTCGGGCATATTCCGATATCCTTTGCTCCCGAAGATAGAGCAAGAATGACCAACGGTTTTATGCTCCAATTAGCCAAAGGATATATGCAAGAAATGGGAATCAAGAATACGCAATATATTATAGTCCGGCATCACAATACCGATAATGAGCACCTGCATATTGTATATAATCGAATCGATAATAACCTGAAGTTGATCTCTGTTAATCAGGATTATAAACGGAATATCAAGGTCTGTAAGAAACTAAAGGATAAGTATAATCTGACTTACGGTAAGGGAAGAGAAAATGTAAAACGAGAGAAATTAGATAATCCCGATAGGGTAAAGTATTATATTTACGATGCGATAAAATCAGTTTTACCGACTTGTAAGAATCCGGCTGCTCTACGATTTGCCCTTCAAGATTTGGGTATTGAGCTTATCTATAAACATAAAAGGACAACTGAAAATCAGGGGATTGGAATGGGCATAAATGAGATCGAGGGTGTATCGTTCAAATACGATAATGTCTGTTTCAAAGGCTCGGAGATTGATCGAAAATTTAGCTTTGGAAATCTGCGAAAGGAATTTGATAAGAATGTTTTGGAGGCAAGAAAACGAGGTCGGGAAGAACTTCTGCAACAACAAGCAGAGCAAAAAGCGAAACAGGAAGCAGAACTGAAAGCCCAAAAAGAGGCTGAATATAAAGCAAGAAAAGAAGCCGAAGCCACTCCGAAAAACACAAAGATTGGAGGGGTCGAGCTAACTACTGAACAGTGGAAAATATTGAAAGAGGGTGGATTTATCTATCTCGAAAACATGAAAAGTTCGAACGGACAAGTAGTATCGGCTTATGTTTTTACGGATGATAAACAGGAAAAAGTCTTTGTCTCCAAAGAACAGCCCGACAGTTTCGTTAAATATGGAAAGTACGAAATGCGTGTTCAGGATAAGATTTTGGTGGAAAATGGCTATATGACAAAGGCTAAAGTTAAGTGGTATGGCATCGGAACTTTTGCATATCCGTATTTGTGGAAAGAGAATAAAGATGACGTTGAATATAAGGAGTCATTTGGTGATCCGAGAGTGCCGAAGGAGAAAAAAGAAGAAGCGAAAAGACAGATTGTGATTCCGAAAGTGAAGAAAAATAGGGGCCCGAAATGGTAA
- a CDS encoding site-specific integrase, protein MARSTFKVLFYLKKNNLKDGKAPVMGRITVNSTISQFSCKLNIKPELWDTKANRASGKSLEAQKINQKLDNIKTQIGKQYQSICDKDNFVSAEKVKNAYLGFGDEFRTFFSIADEFYESYAKRVGKDRTEGSYEQLIINRRRVEMFLRDRYNLSDIPIKEIEPQFIEDYYAYLLEERKLAGSTLLTAVTKLKQIMLIAQRKGYIHVNPFASFRFKAQTRDRGYLTEDELRRFMTVELRRYKQRQIRDIFVFQSFTGLAYADVKKLTFDDIQTSFDGELWLIAKRKKTNATFYVKLLPIAKQLIEQYRLVAKNNFVFPVPSHSDNMNRCLQRIAKLCGVNKRVTSHMGRHTMATTVCLSQGVPIETVSQMLGHSCITTTQIYAKITNDKISKDMAVLTDKIGDKYKLETDRPQSDFRNIKRITKKQKEMLPRKKRENNPVNPSTYIIPKWAKVE, encoded by the coding sequence ATGGCAAGAAGTACATTTAAGGTTTTGTTCTATCTTAAAAAGAACAATTTAAAAGATGGTAAAGCCCCTGTGATGGGAAGAATCACTGTAAACAGTACCATCTCACAGTTTAGCTGTAAGCTAAACATCAAGCCCGAGCTTTGGGATACCAAAGCAAACCGAGCATCAGGCAAAAGTCTTGAAGCACAGAAAATCAATCAGAAGCTAGACAACATCAAAACCCAAATCGGCAAGCAATACCAAAGTATCTGTGACAAGGATAATTTTGTTTCTGCTGAAAAAGTTAAAAACGCATATTTGGGTTTCGGTGATGAGTTCCGAACATTCTTTTCCATTGCTGATGAGTTCTACGAAAGCTATGCTAAACGTGTAGGCAAAGATCGCACCGAAGGCTCTTACGAACAGCTGATTATCAATCGCAGGAGAGTAGAGATGTTTCTTCGGGACAGATATAATCTTTCCGATATTCCAATCAAGGAAATAGAGCCTCAATTTATTGAGGACTATTATGCCTATTTGTTGGAAGAACGCAAGCTGGCAGGCAGTACTTTGCTTACTGCTGTAACCAAGCTGAAACAAATCATGTTGATTGCTCAACGCAAGGGCTATATCCATGTCAATCCTTTTGCCAGCTTTCGATTCAAAGCCCAGACTCGGGATAGAGGTTATTTGACCGAAGATGAACTTCGAAGGTTTATGACTGTGGAACTCAGAAGATACAAGCAACGTCAGATTCGAGATATTTTCGTCTTTCAGTCATTTACGGGTTTGGCTTACGCAGATGTCAAGAAATTGACCTTTGATGATATTCAAACCTCTTTCGATGGCGAATTGTGGCTGATAGCTAAACGCAAGAAAACTAACGCTACGTTCTATGTCAAATTATTGCCAATAGCCAAACAACTCATTGAACAATATCGCCTTGTAGCTAAAAATAATTTTGTATTTCCTGTACCAAGCCACAGCGATAATATGAATCGTTGCCTTCAACGTATAGCCAAATTATGCGGTGTAAATAAGCGAGTTACGTCACATATGGGGCGCCATACAATGGCTACAACAGTGTGCCTCTCGCAAGGTGTACCCATCGAAACAGTCTCTCAGATGCTTGGGCACAGCTGCATAACTACGACTCAAATTTATGCCAAAATCACCAACGACAAGATAAGTAAAGATATGGCGGTATTGACAGATAAAATCGGGGATAAGTATAAATTGGAAACAGATCGACCTCAATCCGATTTCAGAAACATCAAACGAATCACTAAAAAGCAAAAAGAAATGTTGCCCCGAAAAAAGAGAGAAAATAACCCCGTTAATCCATCAACTTATATCATCCCCAAATGGGCTAAGGTGGAATAG
- the mobC gene encoding plasmid mobilization relaxosome protein MobC, which translates to MENRKKKGRPSKGENKLTVSINLKLTQKEYNSVKGKSDILGIKPTQYAREMTINGGIKSRFTLEELDLMRKLAGMANNLNQVAKRVNRNEFLQVGLDLVILAGKIKELVDDR; encoded by the coding sequence ATGGAGAATAGGAAGAAAAAGGGAAGACCGTCTAAAGGAGAAAACAAATTGACAGTCTCAATCAATCTGAAATTGACCCAAAAAGAATATAATTCCGTGAAAGGAAAATCAGATATATTGGGAATAAAACCGACACAATATGCTCGGGAGATGACTATTAATGGAGGTATCAAATCTCGCTTTACGTTGGAGGAACTCGACCTGATGCGGAAGCTGGCTGGTATGGCAAATAACCTGAACCAAGTAGCTAAGCGAGTGAACAGAAATGAGTTTCTGCAAGTAGGTTTAGACTTGGTTATACTGGCAGGTAAGATTAAAGAATTAGTAGATGATCGCTAA
- a CDS encoding DNA polymerase III subunit gamma/tau, with protein sequence MDNYIVSARKYRPMTFNSVVGQRALTTTLKNAIASGKLAHAYLFCGPRGVGKTTCARIFAKTINCLSPAADGEACNQCESCVAFNEQRSFNIHELDAASNNSVDDIRSLIEQVRIPPQIGKYKVYIIDEVHMLSQAAFNAFLKTLEEPPHHAIFILATTEKHKILPTILSRCQIYDFSRITIKDTVEHLQYVASQENVQTEPEALNVLAQKADGGMRDALSIFDQVVSFTGGNVTYKAVIENLNVLDYEYYFRLTDCILANNVVDGLLILNEILSKGFDGNNVITGIASHFRDLLLCKDPKTAELFEVGASIRDRYIETARKCNNEFLYKAIDIVNESDLNYRLSRNKRLLSDLTVIRLCQLSSPQTGLEDQKKKQVIDPIFSQQEAKQTPPTNQTTPLPQNSRPATAPAPVTRNIPSTSQPTSSTPTINTPKPLSAGGLGISISAFGQKKEEEAKVEVKVESLNERFTPLQLINEWKAFAEALTEEHHLKNTMLNCLPNLIENTLFEVVVNNPVQEQRLLEHRMDILIKLRTQLRNTHIKMQVRISEDNEKKLAFTPAEKFNLMMEENESLRRLKDEFGLELS encoded by the coding sequence ATGGATAACTATATAGTTTCAGCACGTAAATACCGCCCTATGACTTTCAACTCAGTTGTCGGGCAACGCGCATTGACCACTACTCTCAAAAATGCGATTGCTTCAGGGAAACTGGCACATGCCTACCTGTTCTGCGGTCCGCGTGGAGTAGGAAAAACAACCTGTGCACGTATCTTCGCTAAAACTATCAATTGCCTTTCACCAGCAGCAGACGGCGAAGCATGTAATCAGTGCGAATCATGTGTGGCGTTCAACGAACAGCGCTCTTTTAACATTCATGAACTCGATGCTGCATCCAACAACTCGGTAGACGATATACGTTCTTTGATAGAACAGGTGCGTATACCTCCGCAGATCGGAAAATATAAGGTGTATATCATCGACGAGGTACATATGCTTTCGCAAGCAGCATTCAACGCTTTCCTTAAAACGTTGGAAGAGCCTCCGCATCATGCTATCTTTATCCTTGCAACAACGGAGAAGCATAAAATATTGCCTACTATTTTGTCCCGTTGCCAAATATATGACTTCAGCCGCATTACAATAAAAGATACCGTCGAGCACCTCCAATATGTAGCGTCTCAGGAAAATGTACAGACAGAGCCCGAAGCCTTGAATGTACTGGCCCAAAAAGCCGATGGGGGAATGCGTGATGCATTATCTATTTTTGACCAGGTGGTTAGTTTCACAGGAGGAAATGTAACATACAAGGCGGTTATAGAAAACCTGAATGTACTGGATTATGAATACTATTTCAGGCTTACTGACTGTATCCTTGCCAACAATGTTGTGGATGGCCTGCTCATATTAAATGAAATATTGAGTAAAGGCTTTGACGGCAACAATGTAATAACTGGCATTGCCTCTCATTTCAGAGACCTGCTTCTATGTAAAGACCCGAAGACGGCTGAATTGTTTGAAGTGGGTGCTTCTATCCGTGACAGATACATTGAGACCGCCAGGAAATGCAACAACGAATTTCTCTACAAGGCAATAGATATAGTAAACGAAAGTGATCTCAATTACAGGCTAAGCCGAAACAAGCGGCTACTATCCGATCTGACCGTCATACGACTATGTCAACTATCTTCCCCTCAGACAGGCTTGGAAGATCAAAAAAAAAAGCAGGTAATTGATCCTATATTTTCGCAACAGGAGGCCAAACAGACTCCTCCAACAAATCAGACAACTCCGCTACCTCAAAATAGCCGGCCTGCTACAGCTCCAGCACCCGTTACAAGAAATATCCCAAGTACGTCTCAGCCTACAAGCAGTACGCCAACCATAAATACCCCAAAGCCATTGTCAGCAGGGGGATTAGGTATCTCCATATCAGCTTTTGGCCAGAAAAAGGAAGAAGAAGCAAAGGTTGAAGTGAAAGTCGAATCTTTAAATGAAAGATTTACCCCTCTCCAGCTCATCAATGAATGGAAAGCATTTGCCGAAGCCCTTACAGAGGAACATCATCTAAAGAACACAATGCTCAACTGCTTGCCAAATCTTATAGAAAATACATTATTTGAGGTTGTGGTTAATAATCCCGTACAGGAGCAACGATTGTTAGAACACAGAATGGATATTCTGATAAAATTGAGAACGCAGCTTCGCAATACCCATATAAAAATGCAAGTTCGTATAAGTGAGGACAATGAGAAGAAACTTGCCTTTACTCCAGCCGAGAAATTCAATCTGATGATGGAAGAGAATGAAAGTCTTCGCCGGTTGAAAGACGAATTCGGTTTGGAGCTTTCATAA
- a CDS encoding helix-turn-helix domain-containing protein, whose protein sequence is MDSADVCRALGISKRTLQTWRNNGKIPFAMLGGKVYYKEEDTHCLLQTEIKPAKK, encoded by the coding sequence ATGGATTCGGCAGATGTCTGCCGTGCTTTGGGAATCTCGAAACGTACTTTGCAGACTTGGCGGAATAATGGTAAGATACCATTTGCAATGTTAGGTGGTAAGGTCTATTACAAGGAAGAGGATACTCATTGCCTACTCCAAACAGAAATTAAACCAGCCAAAAAGTAA
- a CDS encoding helix-turn-helix domain-containing protein, with translation MDKFINYESEEFKELLEQIEQSIEDVQDVRDKHRPTLADERYLSGEEVMEYLHISPRTLQTLRDKRMICYTTIGGKILYPEKELQEVLHNNYQSPELPF, from the coding sequence ATGGATAAATTTATCAATTACGAGTCTGAAGAGTTCAAGGAACTTTTGGAGCAGATAGAGCAATCCATTGAAGATGTGCAGGATGTTAGAGACAAGCATCGCCCAACATTGGCAGACGAACGGTATCTGAGTGGAGAGGAAGTAATGGAGTATCTCCATATCTCACCTCGAACGCTTCAAACTCTGCGAGATAAGCGAATGATCTGTTATACAACGATTGGTGGGAAAATACTTTATCCCGAGAAAGAACTTCAAGAGGTATTGCATAATAACTACCAATCGCCAGAATTGCCCTTTTGA
- a CDS encoding Crp/Fnr family transcriptional regulator gives MPHITLSFWSGIKDSFEQRTIPSKTVLLNEGEVAKNLYYIEKGCLRLYFYNEGKDITFQFFFEESIVASFDSMYAGQPSLFSLESIEPTTIRTVSKKDFYDLVNKRPEAKQEYEHKIIDRFHTYQKLFLSRIKNTPQQRYEELLKEYPHILQRVPQHYIASYLGITPVSLSRIRNRRT, from the coding sequence ATGCCTCATATAACGTTATCATTTTGGAGCGGAATAAAAGATTCTTTCGAGCAACGGACAATACCTTCAAAAACGGTTTTATTAAACGAAGGAGAGGTTGCCAAGAATCTCTATTATATTGAGAAAGGTTGCTTACGACTATACTTCTATAATGAGGGAAAAGACATTACTTTTCAATTCTTTTTTGAAGAAAGTATCGTTGCTTCATTTGATAGTATGTACGCAGGACAACCTAGTTTATTTTCTCTTGAGAGTATAGAACCTACTACAATTCGGACTGTCAGTAAGAAAGATTTCTATGACCTGGTAAATAAAAGACCGGAAGCCAAACAAGAGTACGAACACAAAATAATAGATAGATTTCACACCTATCAAAAACTCTTTCTGTCACGTATAAAGAATACTCCCCAACAGAGATATGAGGAATTGTTAAAAGAATACCCACATATATTGCAAAGAGTTCCTCAACATTACATTGCATCCTATCTTGGCATAACTCCCGTTTCGTTAAGCAGAATCAGAAACAGGCGAACTTAA